A single region of the Mycobacterium avium subsp. avium genome encodes:
- a CDS encoding MFS transporter: MADSPAATSPTLVAKQTNVRRLRWDRDHPRYKWVALSNTTLGMLLAMINSSIVLISLPAIFRGIGLNPLAPANIGYLLWMLMGYLVVTAVLVVFVGRLGDMFGRVRIYNAGFAVFTVAAIALSFDPFPLTGGAVWLIGWRVIQGVGGAILMALSAAILTDAFPSNQRGMALGFNMVAAVAGSFLGLLFGGLLSEWDWRAIFWVGVPVGVLGTVWGMRSLHELGVRTPGPLDWPGTVTFGVGLTVVLVGITYGIQPYGGHPTGWTNPWVLGSIAFGLLLLIVFCLIELRAPQPMVNVRLFRSAGFGMGNLANLMSSSGRGGLQFMLIIWLQGIWLPLHGYRFESTPLWAGIYMLPTTIGFLIAAPVAGWLADRFGARPFAVAGMLLMAVTFIGLLMIPVNFDYRVFALLIFLNALGGGLFAAPNTAVIMSSVPPRDRGAASGVRSTFFNAGSALSIGVFFSLMVVGLAGTLPHALSSGLQQQGVPAAVAQDAAALPPVGSLFAAFLGYNPIAELLAPSHALQQPGVNAATLTGKSFFPELISGPFHAGLVVVFVAAALMMVTGALASLVNPGRYADDVEEI, encoded by the coding sequence ATGGCCGACAGCCCTGCCGCGACGAGCCCGACGCTGGTCGCCAAGCAAACCAATGTCCGCAGGCTCCGATGGGACCGCGACCACCCGCGCTACAAGTGGGTTGCCCTCTCCAACACGACCCTGGGAATGCTGCTGGCGATGATCAACTCGTCGATCGTGTTGATCTCGCTGCCGGCCATCTTCCGCGGCATCGGATTGAACCCGCTGGCGCCGGCCAACATCGGCTATCTGCTGTGGATGCTGATGGGCTACCTGGTGGTCACCGCGGTCCTGGTGGTGTTCGTCGGGCGACTCGGCGACATGTTCGGCCGGGTGCGCATCTACAACGCCGGCTTCGCGGTGTTCACCGTCGCGGCGATCGCGCTGTCGTTCGACCCGTTCCCGCTCACCGGCGGCGCCGTGTGGCTGATCGGCTGGCGCGTGATCCAGGGCGTCGGCGGCGCCATCCTGATGGCGTTGTCGGCCGCCATCCTCACCGACGCGTTCCCGAGCAACCAGCGCGGCATGGCACTCGGCTTCAACATGGTCGCCGCGGTGGCCGGCTCGTTCCTCGGCCTGCTGTTCGGGGGGCTGCTCTCGGAATGGGACTGGCGGGCGATCTTCTGGGTCGGGGTGCCGGTCGGCGTCCTGGGCACGGTGTGGGGCATGCGCTCGTTGCATGAGCTGGGCGTGCGCACGCCGGGCCCGTTGGACTGGCCCGGCACCGTGACGTTCGGCGTGGGGCTGACCGTCGTCCTGGTCGGCATCACCTACGGCATTCAGCCCTACGGTGGCCATCCGACGGGCTGGACGAACCCGTGGGTGCTGGGCTCGATCGCGTTCGGGCTGTTGCTGCTGATCGTGTTCTGCCTCATCGAATTGCGCGCACCGCAGCCCATGGTCAACGTCCGGCTGTTCCGGTCCGCGGGGTTCGGGATGGGCAACCTGGCCAACCTCATGTCGTCGAGCGGCCGCGGCGGCCTGCAGTTCATGCTCATCATTTGGTTGCAGGGCATCTGGCTGCCGCTGCATGGCTACCGCTTCGAATCGACGCCGCTGTGGGCCGGCATCTACATGCTGCCGACGACGATCGGCTTCCTGATCGCGGCGCCGGTCGCGGGGTGGTTGGCGGACCGGTTCGGTGCAAGGCCGTTCGCCGTCGCCGGGATGCTGCTGATGGCCGTCACGTTCATCGGGTTGCTGATGATCCCGGTCAATTTCGACTACCGGGTGTTCGCGCTGCTGATCTTCCTCAACGCGCTGGGCGGCGGCCTGTTCGCGGCGCCCAACACCGCCGTGATCATGTCGAGCGTGCCGCCCCGGGACCGGGGAGCCGCATCGGGTGTTCGGTCGACCTTCTTCAACGCCGGCTCGGCGCTGTCGATCGGCGTGTTCTTCTCGCTGATGGTCGTCGGGCTGGCCGGCACGCTGCCGCACGCACTGAGCAGCGGGCTGCAACAGCAGGGCGTGCCCGCGGCGGTGGCCCAGGACGCCGCCGCCCTGCCCCCGGTGGGCAGCCTGTTCGCGGCGTTTCTGGGCTACAACCCGATCGCCGAATTGCTCGCACCGTCGCACGCACTGCAACAACCCGGCGTCAATGCCGCGACGCTGACCGGCAAATCGTTTTTCCCCGAGCTGATTTCGGGTCCGTTCCACGCCGGGCTGGTCGTAGTGTTCGTCGCGGCGGCGCTCATGATGGTCACCGGCGCGTTGGCATCGCTGGTCAACCCCGGCCGCTACGCCGACGACGTCGAGGAGATCTGA
- a CDS encoding oxidoreductase: MTHRSPVVLVTGASSGIGRAVAKAFAAKGFEVFGTTRNPRTAEPIPGVELVELDVTDAASVDAAAKSVIERTGRIDILVNNAGSGILGAAEESSVAQAQRLIDTNFLGLVRLTNAVLPYLRAQGGGRVINIGSVLGFLPQPYGTLYAGSKHAVEGYSESLDHETREFGVRVSVVEPAYTRTSFEANMADADAPIDAYAASREHARRRMAELMKTADDPAIVAEVVLKAATARKPKLRYPAGPLARRLSLLKKFAPEAVLDRGIRKTNGLPAASRPHSHLQL, translated from the coding sequence ATGACGCATCGATCACCGGTGGTGCTGGTCACCGGCGCCTCGTCCGGGATTGGCAGAGCCGTCGCGAAAGCCTTCGCCGCGAAGGGCTTTGAGGTCTTCGGCACCACCCGCAATCCCCGGACGGCCGAACCGATCCCCGGAGTCGAACTCGTCGAGCTTGATGTCACGGACGCCGCGTCGGTCGATGCGGCCGCCAAATCCGTCATCGAACGCACGGGGCGCATCGACATCCTGGTCAACAACGCCGGGTCGGGCATCCTCGGCGCCGCGGAGGAGAGTTCGGTGGCCCAGGCGCAACGGCTCATCGACACCAACTTCCTCGGGTTGGTGCGGCTCACGAATGCGGTGCTGCCGTACCTGCGCGCACAGGGCGGCGGTCGAGTGATCAACATCGGCTCGGTGCTTGGCTTTCTGCCGCAGCCCTACGGCACGCTGTATGCGGGCTCAAAGCATGCGGTCGAAGGGTATTCCGAATCGCTCGACCACGAGACCCGCGAATTCGGAGTCCGGGTCTCGGTCGTCGAACCCGCATACACTCGCACCTCGTTCGAGGCCAACATGGCTGATGCCGATGCGCCGATCGATGCCTATGCGGCCAGCCGCGAGCACGCCCGCCGGCGGATGGCCGAGCTGATGAAGACGGCCGACGATCCGGCGATAGTCGCAGAAGTCGTGCTCAAAGCGGCGACTGCCCGCAAGCCCAAACTGCGTTATCCCGCCGGGCCTTTGGCCCGTCGGTTGTCTCTCCTGAAGAAGTTCGCACCGGAAGCCGTGCTGGACAGAGGAATTCGCAAGACGAACGGGCTGCCGGCTGCATCGCGGCCCCATTCTCATCTGCAACTATAG
- a CDS encoding TetR/AcrR family transcriptional regulator, producing MSKRRDVKHVTTGGGRGARRRILDTATELFYRDGINATGVERLAAEASVSKRTLYQHFPSKNAVVEEYLRGIQQAVGDPIHPEADATNRSPRARLLALFDTPSPGDALMRGCPFHNAAVEAGQTMPEVQSIVREHKRTYIDGLAELARRAGAADPQVLGNQLAVLYEGAAALSTSLNDPSPWAHARAAAHTLIDRAVSRDDGD from the coding sequence GTGAGCAAGAGACGTGACGTCAAGCACGTGACGACCGGGGGCGGCCGGGGCGCGCGCCGGCGCATCCTGGACACCGCTACTGAGCTGTTCTACCGCGACGGCATCAACGCCACTGGCGTGGAACGACTCGCCGCCGAAGCATCGGTATCCAAACGCACTCTCTACCAACACTTTCCGAGCAAGAACGCTGTGGTCGAGGAGTATCTGCGCGGAATCCAGCAAGCTGTTGGGGACCCGATCCACCCCGAGGCGGACGCCACGAATCGGTCACCCCGCGCCCGCCTGCTTGCCCTGTTCGACACTCCAAGCCCGGGCGACGCCCTGATGCGCGGCTGCCCCTTCCATAACGCCGCCGTCGAGGCCGGCCAGACCATGCCCGAAGTTCAGAGCATCGTTCGTGAACACAAGCGCACCTACATCGACGGCCTCGCCGAATTGGCCCGACGGGCCGGTGCGGCCGATCCCCAAGTGCTGGGCAACCAACTCGCTGTGCTCTATGAGGGCGCGGCCGCTCTGTCCACCTCGCTCAACGACCCCTCCCCCTGGGCCCATGCTCGGGCCGCCGCGCACACGCTGATCGACCGCGCCGTATCACGCGACGACGGAGATTGA
- a CDS encoding Type 1 glutamine amidotransferase-like domain-containing protein, with product MTVPHRQPLYLLADSQLLFWKRHDRPLVQAALDGLARDKPLSAAYIGASNGDRPEFYDIFEAAMEAIGVTERRMIASSFGPADRAFLDGAHLIVLAGGDVQRGWNTFERNGMKDAILDRYAKGAVLVGISAGAVQLGRYGIIGTPPEHRLLDVFNLVPAVIDTHDERTGWARLSRAIQSLKGAALGVGIPSGGGAVVHADGILEPVRRPAHEFRVVNAHLVHKLLPVGTGD from the coding sequence GTGACTGTGCCACACCGTCAACCGCTGTACCTGCTGGCCGACAGTCAGTTGCTGTTCTGGAAGCGTCACGACCGACCGCTCGTGCAGGCGGCTCTCGACGGGTTGGCAAGAGACAAGCCGCTCAGCGCGGCCTACATCGGCGCATCGAACGGTGATCGCCCCGAGTTCTACGACATCTTCGAGGCGGCGATGGAGGCGATCGGCGTCACCGAGCGCCGCATGATCGCGTCGTCGTTCGGCCCGGCCGACCGCGCCTTCCTCGACGGCGCCCACCTGATCGTCCTGGCCGGCGGCGACGTGCAGCGGGGCTGGAACACCTTCGAGAGAAACGGCATGAAGGACGCGATTCTCGATCGGTACGCCAAAGGTGCTGTGCTGGTGGGCATTTCGGCCGGTGCGGTCCAGCTCGGGCGCTACGGCATCATCGGGACACCCCCGGAGCACCGACTGCTCGACGTCTTCAACCTGGTGCCCGCGGTCATCGACACGCACGACGAGCGAACCGGCTGGGCGCGGCTGTCGCGGGCGATCCAATCGCTGAAGGGAGCCGCCCTAGGTGTCGGAATCCCCTCCGGCGGCGGCGCCGTCGTCCACGCCGACGGCATCCTCGAGCCCGTGCGCCGCCCCGCACACGAATTCCGCGTCGTCAACGCTCACCTCGTGCACAAACTGTTGCCCGTCGGAACCGGCGACTGA
- a CDS encoding AAA family ATPase: MTHAFDPTGPDGQPRIVADLLRPDAYDPPADDLRLHETHSSWVILAGPYAYKLKKPVNLGFLDFTSIEQRRADCDEELRLNRRFSPQVYLGVVDITEQNGHYRVGGEAGSGEPAVWMRRLPEDGMLPAKLAGGDVDTRLARRIGRTLAKLHGRAETGPDIEAYGSPSSVIANWQENFDQMGPFIGRTISPEINNEIRSYVQEFVLRQAALLERRVTEGHVRDGHGDLHAASVCIADGQIVLFDSLQFAPRYRCADLASEVSFLAMDFEYHGRGDLAWAFVDSYVRASGDDELPSLLDFYMCYRAYVRGKVRSLRLAQTEKVPGGEQEALIAESRGYFDLAWAHAGGLPRPLMVVTMGLPASGKTTLARALAGRLGLVHLSSDVARKRMAGIPPTRRGSDEFGSGLYNPAMTRNTYAALRRDAARWLRRGHGVVVDATFGNPGERAQLRQLAHRLGVDLHLVLCDADDDTLIARLKRRATEQGVVSDARIELWPQLRAAFTPPDEQASVLRVDATRDTEETVEQALGLLRARYRSS, encoded by the coding sequence ATGACGCACGCCTTCGACCCCACCGGACCCGACGGACAGCCGCGGATCGTCGCGGATCTTCTGCGACCCGACGCGTACGACCCGCCGGCCGACGACCTGCGCCTGCACGAGACGCACAGCTCGTGGGTCATACTCGCCGGCCCCTACGCCTACAAGCTGAAGAAGCCGGTGAACCTGGGCTTCCTCGACTTCACCAGCATCGAGCAACGCCGCGCCGACTGCGACGAAGAACTGCGGCTCAACCGGCGGTTCAGCCCGCAGGTGTACCTCGGCGTCGTCGACATCACCGAGCAGAACGGCCACTACCGGGTCGGCGGCGAGGCCGGGTCGGGCGAGCCGGCCGTGTGGATGCGGCGGCTGCCCGAAGACGGCATGCTGCCGGCCAAGCTGGCGGGCGGCGATGTCGACACGCGGCTCGCCCGCCGGATCGGTCGCACCCTGGCTAAGCTGCACGGCCGGGCCGAAACCGGTCCCGACATCGAGGCGTACGGCAGCCCGTCCAGCGTGATCGCGAACTGGCAGGAGAATTTCGACCAGATGGGCCCGTTCATCGGGCGCACCATCTCCCCCGAGATCAATAACGAAATCCGTTCCTATGTCCAGGAATTCGTCCTTCGGCAGGCCGCCCTGCTCGAGCGGCGGGTGACCGAGGGGCACGTGCGTGACGGTCACGGCGATCTGCACGCCGCCAGCGTCTGCATCGCCGACGGTCAGATCGTGTTGTTCGACAGTCTGCAGTTCGCGCCCCGCTATCGCTGCGCCGACCTGGCTTCGGAAGTGTCGTTTCTGGCCATGGATTTCGAGTACCACGGTCGCGGCGATTTGGCCTGGGCGTTCGTCGACTCCTACGTCCGCGCCAGCGGCGATGACGAGCTGCCCAGCCTGCTCGACTTCTACATGTGCTACCGGGCCTACGTGCGTGGCAAGGTCCGCAGCCTGCGCCTGGCCCAGACCGAAAAGGTGCCCGGCGGTGAACAGGAAGCGCTCATCGCCGAGTCGCGCGGGTATTTCGACCTGGCGTGGGCGCACGCGGGCGGCCTGCCCCGTCCGCTGATGGTCGTCACCATGGGGCTGCCGGCCAGCGGCAAGACCACGCTGGCGCGGGCGCTCGCCGGCCGGCTCGGGCTGGTGCACCTCTCGTCGGACGTGGCCCGCAAGAGGATGGCGGGCATTCCGCCGACCCGCCGCGGCAGCGACGAATTCGGTTCGGGGCTTTACAATCCCGCGATGACGCGCAACACCTATGCCGCGTTACGCCGCGACGCCGCCCGTTGGTTGCGCCGCGGCCACGGCGTGGTCGTCGACGCGACGTTCGGCAATCCGGGCGAGCGCGCCCAGCTGCGGCAGCTTGCCCACCGGCTCGGCGTCGACCTGCACCTCGTGCTGTGCGACGCGGACGACGACACCCTGATCGCGCGGCTCAAGCGGCGCGCGACCGAGCAAGGCGTCGTCTCGGACGCGCGGATCGAGCTGTGGCCGCAGCTGCGCGCCGCGTTCACTCCCCCCGATGAGCAGGCGTCGGTGCTGCGTGTCGACGCGACCCGCGATACGGAGGAGACCGTCGAGCAGGCGCTGGGCCTGCTGCGCGCCCGCTACCGTTCCTCGTGA
- a CDS encoding aldehyde dehydrogenase family protein, producing the protein MSTTIPVFNPSTEEQIAEVPDSDQAAVDAAVARARETFESGVWRKAPASHRANVLFRAARIIEERKDELAALESQDNGMNLTAAGHIIPVSVDMLKYYAGWVGKIHGESANLVSDGLLGTWETYHTFTQLEPVGVVGLIIPWNGPFFVAMLKVAPALAAGCSAVLKPAEETPLTALKLEEIFREAGLPDGVLNVITGYGETTGAALTAHPDVDKISFTGSTEVGRLIVKAAAGNLKRLTLELGGKSPLIMFDDANLDKAIMGAGMGLLAGSGQNCSCTSRIYVQRGIYDQVVEGLAEFAMMLPMGGSDDPNSVLGPLISEKQRQRVEGIVNDGVAAGAKVITGGKPMDRKGYFYEATIITNTTPDMRLIREEIFGPVGCVIPFDDEDEVIAAANDTHYGLAGAIWTENLSRAHRVVNELRAGQIWVNSALAADPSMPISGHKQSGWGGERGRKGIEAYFNTKAVYIGL; encoded by the coding sequence GTGAGTACCACCATTCCCGTCTTCAACCCGTCCACCGAGGAGCAGATCGCCGAGGTCCCGGATTCCGACCAGGCCGCCGTCGACGCGGCGGTGGCGCGGGCGCGCGAGACCTTCGAGTCGGGCGTGTGGCGCAAGGCGCCCGCGTCGCACCGGGCCAACGTGCTCTTCCGCGCCGCCCGCATCATCGAGGAACGCAAGGACGAGCTGGCCGCGCTCGAGTCCCAAGACAACGGGATGAACCTGACGGCCGCCGGCCACATCATCCCGGTCTCGGTCGACATGCTGAAGTACTACGCGGGCTGGGTCGGCAAGATCCACGGCGAGTCGGCCAACCTGGTCTCCGACGGTCTGCTCGGCACCTGGGAGACCTATCACACCTTCACCCAGCTCGAGCCGGTCGGCGTCGTCGGCCTGATAATCCCTTGGAACGGGCCGTTTTTCGTCGCGATGCTCAAGGTCGCGCCGGCGCTCGCGGCGGGATGCAGCGCCGTGCTCAAGCCCGCCGAGGAGACGCCGCTGACCGCGCTGAAGCTGGAAGAGATCTTCCGCGAGGCGGGTCTGCCCGACGGCGTGCTGAACGTCATCACCGGCTACGGCGAGACCACCGGAGCGGCGCTGACCGCGCACCCCGACGTCGACAAGATCTCATTCACCGGGTCGACGGAGGTGGGGCGGCTGATCGTCAAAGCGGCCGCCGGCAACCTCAAGCGGCTGACGCTCGAGCTCGGCGGCAAGTCGCCGCTGATCATGTTCGACGACGCCAACCTCGACAAGGCGATCATGGGAGCGGGCATGGGCCTGCTCGCCGGCTCGGGGCAGAACTGCTCGTGCACCTCGCGCATCTACGTCCAGCGCGGCATCTACGACCAGGTGGTCGAGGGCCTCGCCGAGTTCGCCATGATGCTGCCGATGGGCGGCAGCGATGACCCCAATTCCGTTCTGGGACCACTCATTAGCGAAAAGCAACGGCAACGCGTGGAAGGCATCGTCAACGACGGGGTGGCCGCCGGCGCCAAGGTGATCACCGGCGGCAAGCCGATGGACCGCAAGGGGTACTTCTACGAGGCGACGATCATCACCAACACCACACCCGACATGCGGCTGATCCGCGAGGAGATCTTCGGGCCGGTCGGCTGCGTGATCCCGTTCGACGACGAGGACGAAGTGATCGCCGCCGCCAACGACACGCACTACGGGCTCGCCGGGGCGATTTGGACCGAGAACCTGTCGCGTGCCCATCGGGTCGTCAATGAGCTTCGCGCAGGCCAGATTTGGGTGAACTCCGCGCTCGCGGCCGACCCCTCGATGCCGATCAGCGGGCACAAACAGTCCGGGTGGGGTGGCGAGCGCGGCCGCAAGGGCATCGAGGCCTACTTCAACACCAAGGCCGTCTACATCGGGCTGTGA
- a CDS encoding TPM domain-containing protein: MRVVRLFAAVLTILTAGLLWATPVGAQPPTKLTDHLTDSNRVLTDPDRAAVSSAIDRLYRDRHIQLWVVYVDNFNKFKPDNWADRTRSESGMGDRDVLLAVATNTKLFTLNPPPQLQNPTADELNSLRTNKIGPAVSAKNWAIAAIAAADGLDTSLSVSHPASPAKRAWLPIAIAVIAVVVVVVVLLLVLYRARRRRRAARGVGPGGPQDRSLGEALSTAEARLRQISDYVARHHDSVGADARSRLDEATRHLAAAHAKQASNDTEAIAHANRASTLAAEAQHLANDDVLGAHRTTRRRGAASKR; the protein is encoded by the coding sequence ATGCGGGTTGTTCGCCTGTTCGCTGCGGTCCTGACCATCCTCACAGCCGGGCTGCTGTGGGCGACCCCGGTCGGCGCGCAACCGCCGACCAAGCTCACCGATCACCTCACCGACAGCAACCGGGTGCTGACGGATCCGGATCGGGCGGCGGTCAGCTCGGCCATCGATCGGCTGTACCGCGATCGACACATCCAACTGTGGGTGGTCTACGTCGACAACTTCAACAAGTTCAAACCCGACAACTGGGCCGACCGCACCCGCAGCGAAAGCGGCATGGGCGACCGTGACGTGCTGCTGGCCGTGGCCACCAACACCAAGTTGTTCACACTTAACCCCCCGCCGCAGCTGCAGAACCCGACAGCCGACGAGTTGAACAGCCTGCGCACCAACAAGATTGGGCCGGCAGTCAGTGCGAAGAACTGGGCCATCGCCGCCATCGCCGCGGCCGATGGTCTGGACACCTCACTCAGCGTGTCTCACCCCGCGAGCCCGGCCAAGCGGGCCTGGCTGCCGATCGCGATCGCTGTCATCGCCGTCGTGGTCGTCGTCGTCGTGCTGCTGCTGGTGCTCTATCGGGCGCGGCGCCGCCGGCGCGCCGCTCGCGGAGTCGGCCCCGGCGGTCCGCAGGATCGTTCGTTGGGGGAGGCGTTGTCGACGGCCGAGGCCAGGTTGCGCCAAATCTCCGACTACGTCGCCCGGCATCACGACAGCGTCGGCGCCGACGCCCGCAGCCGCCTCGACGAGGCCACCCGGCACCTGGCGGCCGCGCACGCCAAGCAGGCAAGCAACGACACCGAGGCGATCGCCCATGCCAACCGGGCATCGACGTTGGCGGCGGAGGCGCAACACCTGGCGAACGACGACGTGCTGGGCGCGCACCGCACGACGCGACGCCGGGGTGCCGCATCCAAGCGATGA